A window of Macrotis lagotis isolate mMagLag1 chromosome 1, bilby.v1.9.chrom.fasta, whole genome shotgun sequence genomic DNA:
GAAAGCACTGGGGAGTCAAGGATTGCAGACCAGATGGGAAAGTTGATGCAAAAAAGAAGATTGAAGGAACACCAGGGATCATTCCTAGATGTAGTTTTTAGAAGAGGCAGGGAAAGATGAGATCAAGGACACAAGCataggaggggaggagggggagtgtGAGAGATTGCACACTGGATCTTCACAAGGTGAACAGCAATTACCAACTGTAACTTTAAGagggaaagaattaaaagaaccttgaagaaagaggaaaagataggACAACCAATATAGGAATTGAAAGAGTTCCTACACAAAGAAGGGTTTCTATCTATTATGAACTATCTTAACTTTCAGTAAAATGGTACTTCCATGTATTCCTTACCACACTCATTACACTCACAAGGCTGTTTTCATAAGGCTTTCCTGCAATGACTTCTCTGATGGTAAGGGATGAGCTGTGGTTGCCACATTTTTACTTATATGCTGTTTGTATTTTCTGATGTAAATGAAGGTCTTTCCCAAGTGAAATGATGTCACAAATTCACTAAATTTATCGTTTCTCATTGACATGAGTTCTGTAATGGGAAGTAAGGGATGAGCTGTGTTTGAAAGCTTTCCCGCatacattacattcataaggtttctctccagtatgagttctctGATGGACAGTAAGATGGGTGATCTGGGTGAAGGCCTTCCCACACACATTACACTTatgaggtttctctccagtatgaattcttctGTGGGAAGTAAAGGAAGATCTATATTTGAAGGCCTTTCCACATTCAGTACATTTGtggggtttttctccagtatgaattctctgatgtacagtaagaTGAGTAAACTGGATGAATGCCTTTCCACAGTCATTACACTTATGgggcttctctccagtgtgaattctcagATGTTCTGTAAGGTGTGTGCTCCTACTGAAGGCTttaccacattcattacattcataaggtctCCACCCAGTATGAGTTTTCTGATGGTGAGTAAGGGAAGAATTGCAATTGAAGGCCttaccacattcattacatttataaggcttctctccagtatggattctctgatggtACATAAGGAGTGCTTTGCCAttgaaagctttcccacattcattacatatgAGTTTACCTCCggtatgaattttctgatgttgaGTGAGGGAAGACTTGTAGctgaaggcttttccacattcattgcatttatgtggcttctctccagtgtgaattctctggtggTAAGTTAGAAATGACCTGCGgttgaaggctttcccacattcattacattcgtAAGGATTCCCTCTAATATGGATCTTCTGATGGTGAGCAAGGGAAGAATAGTGATTGAAAGCTTTATCACATTCACTACAtttataaggcttctctccagtatgaattctttgatgggAATTAAGGGCTGATATGTGGTTAAAGGCTTTCCCACACTCATTACATATATGGGGATTTTCCCCAATATGAGTTCCTTGATGTATAGCAAGCTGTGCCCTCTGGATAAAAGCTTTCCCACAATCATTGCATTTGTAAGgtctctctccagtatgaattctctgatgtactGTAAGGTGTGTTCTGGAGATAaaggcctttccacattcattacacttaTGCGGTTTCTCTCcggtatgaattctttgatggaCAGCAAGTTGGGCTCTCTGGatgaaggccttcccacattcactacattTGTGGGGTTTTTCCCCAGTGTGAATCCTCTGATGGACAGTAAGTTGTGCACTCTGGATAAAGGCCTTGCCACAATCACTGCATTTGtgaggtttctctccagtgtgaattctctgatggacAGTAAGGTTTGTTCTTCggctgaaggctttcccacattcccggcactcataaggtttctctccattATGTATTCTATACTGAAGAAGGTCTACATTGTGACTGTAGGACTTACTACATTCATTGTATTTAGAAAGTTTCTTCCCTGAGGAGATTTTATTGCCTTTCACCAAATCTGAATACTGTTTGAAGCTCTTTCCACGTGCATCACTTTTACGGAGCAATTTTCCTCTAGGAAGTTTCTGCTGAGGAAAAAGGTTTGCCTCTAGACTGAAGCTTCTTCCGAACTTCTTGTATTCATGGCCTCTCCCTTTGCTGGGTGTTCTCTTGGGTGCCCCTTCGCCATACTTAGactctgcctcctggtttcccaTTTGGTGCTCTGACTTAACATATTCACTAGCTTGGTCCAGTTTATACCCTTGAGAATCCTCCTTTATGGATCTCCCTGGAAGGGATTCCTCCACAGATATGGTCAGCTTAGATGCAAATACCTTGGTTTCAGGCTTAGTTTCCCtatctgaaaaaaggaaaagatggcaTATTTAGTCCTGTCTTCCTAATCAAGCACTGTCAACCTTTAAGCAGCAGATGAATTAAAAATAGCTCTTCACATTTGTACAATGTTTTAAAGCTTACCAAGACTTGCCCACATATTCTGGCATGTAAACCTTGAACTTTGTATCCCACCCAATATATTATACAGAAGAGCAAATGGGCTCAGAATATGTAACCCAAAGTCATGCTACTGAGGAGGAAAGGGCAAGCCCTGAAGCAAAATCTCCTGGACTCTTTCCAGGACATAGTAATTCCTCCTGAACATCATTAAGTAACTTAAGTCCAAGGTAACTTAAGAGAAGTTCACCCTTCCTTCATAGAAACATGAGGGATATTAAAAAATTCCCAGAAGCACTCTCAAAGTTCTACTGCTTCCTATCTGGCCAGGAAAAACTCCCTTGTCGATCTGGACTCACCTAAAGAGGCCCATCCTGCAGCTCCTTTCTTCAA
This region includes:
- the LOC141510153 gene encoding uncharacterized protein LOC141510153 isoform X1, coding for MNPETGEGPRTLAPPLILIFLPPALSWENTTIHRERSLREAEGVGAPHQVLVTFKDVSVDFTREEWMRLDRPQRDLYRDVMLENYRNLVLVSLAGHPISKPDVISRLEQGRVPWVLKKGAAGWASLDRETKPETKVFASKLTISVEESLPGRSIKEDSQGYKLDQASEYVKSEHQMGNQEAESKYGEGAPKRTPSKGRGHEYKKFGRSFSLEANLFPQQKLPRGKLLRKSDARGKSFKQYSDLVKGNKISSGKKLSKYNECSKSYSHNVDLLQYRIHNGEKPYECRECGKAFSRRTNLTVHQRIHTGEKPHKCSDCGKAFIQSAQLTVHQRIHTGEKPHKCSECGKAFIQRAQLAVHQRIHTGEKPHKCNECGKAFISRTHLTVHQRIHTGERPYKCNDCGKAFIQRAQLAIHQGTHIGENPHICNECGKAFNHISALNSHQRIHTGEKPYKCSECDKAFNHYSSLAHHQKIHIRGNPYECNECGKAFNRRSFLTYHQRIHTGEKPHKCNECGKAFSYKSSLTQHQKIHTGGKLICNECGKAFNGKALLMYHQRIHTGEKPYKCNECGKAFNCNSSLTHHQKTHTGWRPYECNECGKAFSRSTHLTEHLRIHTGEKPHKCNDCGKAFIQFTHLTVHQRIHTGEKPHKCTECGKAFKYRSSFTSHRRIHTGEKPHKCNVCGKAFTQITHLTVHQRTHTGEKPYECNVCGKAFKHSSSLTSHYRTHVNEKR
- the LOC141510153 gene encoding uncharacterized protein LOC141510153 isoform X2 yields the protein MNPETGEGPRTLAPPLILIFLPPALSWENTTIHRERSLREAEGVGAPHQVLVTFKDVSVDFTREEWMRLDRPQRDLYRDVMLENYRNLVLVSLGHPISKPDVISRLEQGRVPWVLKKGAAGWASLDRETKPETKVFASKLTISVEESLPGRSIKEDSQGYKLDQASEYVKSEHQMGNQEAESKYGEGAPKRTPSKGRGHEYKKFGRSFSLEANLFPQQKLPRGKLLRKSDARGKSFKQYSDLVKGNKISSGKKLSKYNECSKSYSHNVDLLQYRIHNGEKPYECRECGKAFSRRTNLTVHQRIHTGEKPHKCSDCGKAFIQSAQLTVHQRIHTGEKPHKCSECGKAFIQRAQLAVHQRIHTGEKPHKCNECGKAFISRTHLTVHQRIHTGERPYKCNDCGKAFIQRAQLAIHQGTHIGENPHICNECGKAFNHISALNSHQRIHTGEKPYKCSECDKAFNHYSSLAHHQKIHIRGNPYECNECGKAFNRRSFLTYHQRIHTGEKPHKCNECGKAFSYKSSLTQHQKIHTGGKLICNECGKAFNGKALLMYHQRIHTGEKPYKCNECGKAFNCNSSLTHHQKTHTGWRPYECNECGKAFSRSTHLTEHLRIHTGEKPHKCNDCGKAFIQFTHLTVHQRIHTGEKPHKCTECGKAFKYRSSFTSHRRIHTGEKPHKCNVCGKAFTQITHLTVHQRTHTGEKPYECNVCGKAFKHSSSLTSHYRTHVNEKR